A window of the Brassica napus cultivar Da-Ae chromosome A2, Da-Ae, whole genome shotgun sequence genome harbors these coding sequences:
- the LOC125586159 gene encoding gibberellin 3-beta-dioxygenase 4-like yields MPSINEDVSIGNLGSLQTLPDSFTWKLTAADSILPPSSAAVKESIPVINLSDPEVTTLLGNACKTWGAFQIANHGIPQSLLDDVESLSKTFFDMPSERKLEAASSNKGVSGYGEPRISLFFEKKMWSEGLTIADGSYRNQFLTIWPRDYTKYCGIIEEYKGEMENLASRLLSCILGSLGVTVDDIEWAQKTEKSGSKMGQSVIRLNHYPVCPEPERAMGLAAHTDSCLLTILHQSNMGGLQVFKEESGWVTVEPIPGVLVVNIGDLFHILSNGKFPSVVHRARVNRTKSRISIAYLWGGPAGEVEISPISKIVGPVGPCLYRPVTWSEYLRIKFEVFDKALDAIRVVNATN; encoded by the exons ATGCCTTCAATAAATGAAGATGTGTCTATTGGAAACTTAGgcagtctccaaacactcccaGACTCATTCACCTGGAAACTCACCGCTGCTGACTCCATTCTCCCTCCCTCCTCCGCCGCTGTGAAAGAGTCCATTCCGGTCATAAACCTCTCCGATCCTGAAGTCACCACTTTGTTAGGAAATGCATGCAAAACGTGGGGAGCGTTTCAGATAGCCAACCACGGGATTCCTCAAAGTCTCCTCGACGACGTTGAATCTCTCTCCAAAACCTTTTTCGATATGCCGTCAGAGAGGAAACTCGAGGCTGCTTCCTCTAATAAAGGAGTTAGTGGGTACGGAGAACCTCGAATCTCTCTTTTCTTCGAGAAGAAAATGTGGTCTGAAGGGTTGACAATCGCCGATGGCTCCTACCGCAACCAGTTCCTTACTATTTGGCCCCGTGATTACACCAAATACTG CGGAATAATCGAAGAGTACAAGGGTGAAATGGAAAACTTAGCGAGCAGACTTCTATCATGCATATTAGGCTCACTTGGTGTCACCGTAGACGACATCGAATGGGCTCAGAAGACCGAGAAATCTGGATCAAAAATGGGCCAAAGCGTCATACGACTAAACCATTACCCGGTTTGTCCTGAGCCAGAAAGAGCCATGGGTCTAGCCGCTCATACCGACTCATGTCTCCTAACCATTTTGCACCAGAGCAACATGGGAGGGCTACAAGTGTTCAAAGAAGAGTCCGGTTGGGTTACGGTAGAGCCCATTCCTGGTGTTCTTGTGGTCAACATCGGCGACCTCTTTCACATTCTATCGAATGGGAAGTTTCCTAGCGTGGTTCACCGAGCAAGGGTTAACCGAACCAAGTCAAGAATATCGATAGCGTATCTGTGGGGTGGTCCAGCCGGTGAAGTGGAGATAAGTCCAATATCAAAGATAGTTGGTCCGGTTGGACCGTGTCTATACCGGCCAGTTACTTGGAGTGAATATCTCCGAATCAAATTTGAGGTTTTCGACAAGGCATTGGACGCAATTAGAGTGGTTAATGCCACCAATTGA